From the Desulfosarcina sp. BuS5 genome, one window contains:
- a CDS encoding ATP-binding protein, translated as MKFLVSHISVAFEFDGSLPRRERFAYPLPALREALLNAVVHRDYANSSDIQIKIFDDRITIFSPGKLLNRIPLFYSILFFSHPLTGRLCVRNIKYEHTVSWSYQACGYTDIQRSVSRFKKFEY; from the coding sequence ATGAAGTTTCTTGTTTCGCATATCAGCGTGGCGTTTGAATTTGATGGCAGCCTGCCGCGCAGGGAGCGATTTGCCTATCCTTTGCCCGCACTGCGCGAAGCCTTGTTGAATGCTGTTGTGCATCGGGATTACGCTAACTCTTCTGATATCCAAATCAAGATTTTTGATGACCGGATCACTATTTTTAGCCCGGGGAAACTCTTGAACAGGATTCCTCTATTCTATTCTATTCTATTCTTTAGCCATCCCTTAACTGGGCGCCTTTGCGTGAGGAATATAAAATATGAACATACCGTATCCTGGAGCTATCAGGCCTGTGGTTATACCGACATACAAAGAAGTGTTTCAAGGTTCAAAAAATTTGAATATTAG
- a CDS encoding DUF2971 domain-containing protein encodes MRKTSEVYKKIYHYTTWNGVLEIIKSQRLWSTHYKFLNDFSEIILFKKPLISFLYPYVLQSYERVVSQYPHILADIKTTGGIHQNAKHDTDAFVTAQYSATGDEIYILSFCGEHKEKYINDNGLLSQWRAYGVDGGCALVFDTKEIEELCKYEFANYQYNHIHISDLIYSDDKDKLEKELSDDLGVLAMDAIKMFNPDLWKGETEETILKGYYSFLRCITRYKHRGFKEENEVRIVALPSNNLSLDTNNNSSKKDKTILFKSKNGLNVPYIELFDSDEIILPIEKIIVGPHREKELRAKTLEVMLRKTKIEIMCSDIPYIS; translated from the coding sequence ATGAGAAAAACATCTGAAGTCTATAAAAAGATATATCATTATACGACTTGGAATGGCGTGTTAGAAATAATTAAATCTCAGCGTCTTTGGTCCACACACTATAAATTTCTTAATGATTTTAGTGAAATCATCTTGTTCAAAAAACCACTAATTTCTTTTCTTTATCCATATGTATTACAATCATATGAAAGAGTTGTTAGCCAATATCCACATATTTTAGCAGACATTAAAACTACTGGAGGAATACATCAGAATGCCAAGCATGATACAGATGCATTTGTCACTGCTCAATATTCAGCAACGGGTGATGAAATTTATATTCTTTCTTTTTGTGGAGAGCATAAAGAAAAGTATATCAATGATAATGGGTTATTAAGTCAATGGCGAGCGTATGGTGTTGATGGTGGTTGTGCTTTGGTGTTTGATACAAAAGAAATTGAAGAATTATGTAAATATGAATTCGCGAATTATCAATATAATCATATACATATATCAGATTTAATCTATAGTGATGATAAAGATAAATTAGAAAAAGAGCTATCTGATGATTTAGGCGTATTAGCAATGGATGCAATAAAAATGTTCAATCCTGATTTATGGAAAGGGGAAACTGAAGAAACTATTTTGAAGGGATACTACTCTTTTTTGCGCTGTATTACACGTTATAAACATCGTGGTTTCAAAGAGGAAAACGAAGTAAGAATAGTTGCTCTACCAAGTAATAATTTATCATTAGATACAAACAACAATTCTAGCAAAAAAGACAAAACTATATTATTTAAATCAAAAAATGGATTAAATGTGCCATATATAGAGTTATTTGACTCTGATGAAATAATACTACCAATAGAAAAGATTATCGTAGGTCCCCATAGAGAAAAAGAATTAAGAGCTAAAACATTAGAGGTTATGTTACGAAAAACAAAAATTGAAATAATGTGTTCAGATATCCCATACATAAGTTAG
- a CDS encoding RNA-binding domain-containing protein, with the protein MKYEYPKVYLKVKDLQILINQGESEQLEFKTSFGKETIEALSAFANSLGGTVLIGISDKGEVIGAKTTQESIQKWVNQIKHSTSPAIVPDVEQLTQDGKTIVSLSVISYPIKPISFRGKYYKRVHNSNHLMDLSEIANEHLKTINLSWDFAKDSNHGISDISLDKVNRFIDISNRYRDYPITDDPLIVLKKFELLRENSISFGCFLLFCKHSSLISTIDAGRFDSETIIRDNLTIRDDLFSEMETCMTFVKKHISKRFVISGKPERDEVWEYPLEAVREILVNMIVHRDYRAQGDSTIKIFQNRIEFFNPGPLPKGINMQDILSGKMASNPRNKQIAAIFKEAGIIEKYGSGIKRVRQAMADIGSSEPIFEILGDNFKVTLFPIRETKSGGVSGGVSGGVSGGISGGVSELFDFIRANPGLKTKDIKAAMDLPQRTMERWLGELRKQHKIRFQGAPKTGGYYPIE; encoded by the coding sequence ATGAAATATGAATATCCAAAGGTGTATCTGAAAGTGAAAGATCTTCAAATTCTCATAAACCAAGGCGAATCCGAACAACTTGAGTTCAAGACGTCTTTTGGAAAAGAGACCATAGAAGCCTTATCCGCTTTTGCCAACAGCCTGGGTGGAACAGTCTTGATAGGCATCAGCGACAAAGGTGAAGTTATTGGGGCAAAAACGACACAGGAAAGTATCCAGAAATGGGTCAATCAGATAAAACACTCGACTTCCCCCGCTATTGTTCCTGATGTTGAACAGTTAACACAAGACGGCAAGACAATCGTCAGCTTATCTGTCATTTCATATCCGATTAAGCCAATCAGCTTTAGAGGAAAATATTATAAAAGGGTTCACAATTCGAATCATCTTATGGATTTGAGTGAAATTGCCAATGAACATCTGAAGACAATTAATCTCAGCTGGGATTTTGCAAAAGATTCAAATCATGGCATTAGTGATATCTCATTGGATAAAGTGAATCGATTTATCGATATTTCAAATCGTTATCGAGATTATCCTATTACTGATGATCCTTTGATCGTGCTCAAAAAATTTGAATTATTGCGTGAAAATTCAATTTCTTTTGGCTGTTTCCTTTTATTTTGTAAACACTCATCCCTGATCTCCACTATTGATGCCGGACGTTTTGATTCGGAAACAATTATTCGGGATAATCTGACAATTCGAGATGATCTTTTTTCAGAGATGGAAACATGTATGACCTTTGTGAAGAAGCACATCAGCAAACGATTTGTCATATCAGGGAAGCCTGAAAGAGATGAGGTCTGGGAATATCCACTTGAAGCCGTCAGAGAAATCCTCGTCAACATGATTGTCCACCGGGATTACCGAGCGCAAGGTGACTCCACCATAAAAATATTTCAAAACCGAATCGAATTTTTTAACCCCGGCCCTTTGCCCAAGGGCATTAATATGCAGGATATCCTTTCAGGAAAAATGGCATCCAATCCCAGGAACAAGCAGATTGCCGCCATCTTCAAAGAAGCGGGAATAATTGAAAAATATGGATCAGGCATCAAACGGGTGCGCCAGGCAATGGCGGATATCGGGTCATCTGAGCCGATATTTGAAATATTGGGTGATAATTTTAAAGTGACGTTGTTTCCAATCAGAGAAACAAAAAGTGGCGGAGTAAGTGGCGGAGTAAGTGGCGGAGTAAGTGGCGGAATAAGTGGCGGAGTAAGCGAATTGTTTGATTTCATCAGAGCCAATCCCGGGCTGAAAACAAAAGATATTAAAGCCGCTATGGACCTACCCCAGAGAACCATGGAGCGATGGCTCGGAGAGCTTCGGAAACAGCACAAGATTAGATTTCAAGGTGCCCCAAAGACAGGTGGATATTATCCAATTGAATAA
- a CDS encoding DUF4338 domain-containing protein, whose amino-acid sequence MESVITYRRRSVTRQNIATVRRIIESHPDKSRRFISQEVCREWNWRQSNGVLKDMICRSLLLLLESKGFIKLPARKCTPPNPLAKRKKTSWVIVDKTPVHCSVEDLFPIKLDQVRRTSFEKIFNGLVSEYHYLGYTQPVGEHLKYIAFSHNRPIACLAWGSAPWYIGARDRFIGWSKKIRENNLHLIANNLRFLILPWVQVPCLASYLLALNRHRLLQDWKTLYHHPVYLLETFVDTERYRGTCYKADNWICVGQTTGQGKLSKSKQPLLSKKAVYVYPLTKNFRRELCHDA is encoded by the coding sequence ATGGAATCAGTCATAACATATCGGAGGCGATCAGTCACCAGGCAAAATATAGCGACCGTCAGGCGGATTATTGAATCACATCCTGACAAAAGCAGACGCTTCATTTCTCAAGAAGTCTGCAGGGAATGGAACTGGAGACAGTCTAATGGTGTTCTTAAAGATATGATCTGCCGAAGCCTGCTGCTTCTTTTGGAATCAAAGGGTTTTATTAAACTGCCTGCCCGAAAATGTACCCCTCCCAACCCTCTTGCAAAGCGAAAAAAAACATCCTGGGTAATAGTCGATAAAACTCCTGTTCATTGTTCTGTCGAAGACCTGTTTCCTATAAAACTTGACCAGGTTCGCAGAACTTCTTTTGAGAAGATATTCAATGGTCTTGTAAGTGAGTACCATTATCTTGGTTATACTCAACCAGTTGGGGAGCATCTCAAATATATTGCATTTTCTCATAATCGCCCTATTGCGTGTTTGGCATGGGGGTCAGCGCCATGGTATATTGGAGCACGAGATCGTTTCATTGGCTGGAGCAAAAAGATTAGAGAGAACAATCTTCATCTAATCGCCAACAATCTCCGTTTTTTGATCCTGCCATGGGTTCAAGTCCCTTGTTTGGCATCATATTTATTGGCATTGAACCGTCATCGCTTGTTACAAGATTGGAAAACTTTATATCATCATCCGGTTTATCTGCTTGAAACCTTTGTTGACACAGAGCGCTACCGCGGTACCTGTTATAAAGCGGATAATTGGATCTGTGTGGGGCAGACAACCGGTCAGGGCAAGCTCAGCAAATCAAAGCAACCACTACTTTCCAAAAAGGCTGTTTATGTTTATCCCTTGACTAAAAACTTTCGCAGGGAGTTATGTCATGACGCATGA
- a CDS encoding transposase, with product MKIPCAKRLGFVVSGLSFLQPALTNAQMYDFTLVATALILGSRLHLTEISCMLLKEKAVSTLSYLFSNAKICTDELQMLYLLQTLNTYKISHGYFIIDDTMKHHTKFCKWIHGVFILFDHALGTNLKATCIVFLYYSDGALIKFPIAFRVYHKGTGTLMPWQRGKRCDCITKYDLAVEMMEWAILKGFPKCIVLADSWFGISPFIKELNRLNLDYVLEIKANLKIRESCKEPKLTPKGRLAKYQYDLVGLAKYFEKITTFVRCGFPADPETGQKEKALYITKASTVRLNAIPGKHRIVESHDPATQTIKYLLTNCLTWEATKIISVYSHRWVIEEFFKNAKQLSDMEGATIRSEQGATLALYLVSWIDFLLHLENYKQCTVGKLPKEPLTIPSIVRRAQNENLEAFVLRVQSDEDFVNKLVEFSRANMNRNRKKYKELVVINGDVAAPMKKAA from the coding sequence ATGAAAATTCCATGTGCCAAACGGCTTGGTTTTGTTGTAAGTGGTCTCTCTTTTCTTCAACCCGCACTGACGAATGCCCAGATGTATGACTTTACCTTGGTTGCTACAGCATTAATATTAGGGTCACGTCTACATCTTACTGAAATTAGCTGTATGTTGCTGAAAGAGAAAGCAGTGAGCACACTTTCCTATCTTTTTTCGAATGCAAAAATTTGTACAGATGAATTGCAAATGCTCTATTTGCTTCAGACACTCAACACATACAAAATTTCTCATGGCTATTTCATCATAGATGATACCATGAAACATCATACCAAATTTTGTAAATGGATTCATGGTGTTTTCATATTGTTCGATCATGCACTTGGAACCAATTTAAAAGCAACTTGCATTGTTTTCCTCTATTATAGTGATGGGGCACTTATCAAATTCCCCATTGCTTTTCGAGTATATCACAAGGGAACCGGTACTCTTATGCCTTGGCAACGCGGTAAACGGTGTGACTGCATAACCAAATATGATCTTGCAGTAGAAATGATGGAGTGGGCCATATTAAAAGGGTTTCCAAAGTGTATTGTTCTTGCCGACTCCTGGTTTGGAATATCGCCATTTATCAAGGAGCTTAATCGGCTTAATCTTGACTATGTGCTTGAGATAAAAGCTAATCTCAAGATAAGAGAATCATGCAAAGAACCAAAGTTAACTCCAAAGGGACGATTAGCAAAATATCAATACGATCTTGTTGGATTAGCAAAATATTTTGAAAAAATAACAACCTTTGTTCGTTGTGGATTTCCTGCCGACCCGGAAACAGGTCAAAAGGAAAAAGCACTTTACATAACCAAGGCTTCAACAGTTCGCTTGAATGCCATACCTGGCAAACATCGAATAGTTGAAAGTCACGACCCTGCCACTCAAACCATCAAGTATCTCCTCACCAATTGTCTCACCTGGGAAGCCACCAAAATCATTTCTGTTTATAGCCACCGCTGGGTTATTGAGGAGTTTTTCAAGAATGCAAAGCAGTTGTCCGATATGGAGGGAGCCACTATCAGGAGTGAACAAGGCGCAACACTAGCGTTGTACCTGGTGTCCTGGATTGACTTCCTCCTCCATTTGGAGAATTACAAGCAATGCACTGTTGGAAAACTGCCAAAGGAACCATTAACGATTCCTTCAATAGTTCGCCGAGCGCAAAACGAAAATTTGGAAGCGTTTGTCTTGCGAGTACAATCCGATGAGGATTTCGTTAACAAACTGGTTGAATTCAGCAGGGCTAACATGAACCGCAATCGTAAGAAATACAAAGAGTTAGTTGTTATTAATGGGGATGTTGCTGCTCCTATGAAAAAGGCCGCATAG
- a CDS encoding type II toxin-antitoxin system RelE family toxin: protein MKYRIEVKRSAAKALKKISKPDQKRISKAIDNLAENLPNPDTTKMKGNNPFHKIRVGDYRIVYEIQDDVLLILIVKIGHRKDIYRNLT, encoded by the coding sequence TTGAAATATAGGATAGAAGTCAAGAGATCTGCGGCAAAAGCGCTCAAGAAGATTTCTAAACCTGACCAAAAACGTATAAGCAAGGCTATTGACAATCTCGCTGAAAACCTTCCGAACCCGGATACAACCAAGATGAAGGGAAACAACCCCTTTCACAAAATCCGAGTCGGAGATTATCGGATTGTTTATGAGATTCAAGATGATGTCCTATTGATTCTGATTGTCAAAATTGGCCACCGTAAAGATATATACAGAAACCTCACCTAA
- a CDS encoding HAD family hydrolase, translating into MNGYEYYYKKILQKPINKNILEALGREFNQLAIEGVLAAPFVDGALETLEQLRKQCIPAFVVSGTPDEEIKVIAKKRNIALYFLEVHGSPRKKEGIVKDIAGRYGYKLGDCLFVGDAITDFDAAQDCGTKFLRVVNDEERSPFPPGTEIS; encoded by the coding sequence GTGAACGGTTACGAATATTATTACAAAAAAATTTTGCAAAAACCTATTAATAAAAATATATTGGAAGCTCTTGGTAGAGAATTCAACCAGCTTGCCATAGAAGGCGTGTTGGCCGCTCCGTTCGTTGATGGTGCATTGGAAACTTTGGAACAGCTCAGAAAACAGTGTATTCCGGCTTTTGTTGTATCGGGCACGCCGGATGAGGAAATCAAAGTTATCGCGAAAAAGAGAAATATAGCCCTTTACTTTCTGGAGGTACACGGTTCTCCGAGAAAAAAAGAGGGGATTGTTAAGGATATCGCAGGACGTTATGGGTATAAGCTGGGAGATTGCTTGTTCGTTGGTGATGCCATAACGGATTTTGATGCGGCTCAAGATTGTGGAACTAAATTTCTTAGGGTTGTTAATGATGAAGAACGATCACCATTTCCGCCTGGGACGGAGATCAGTTAA
- a CDS encoding transposase produces MARKARIDAPGALHHIIVRGIERKKIFRSDYDRKNFLNRLNNLIPETQTECFAWVLIPNHVHLLLKTGLIPVSVLMSRLLTGYAVCFNKKYRRHGQLFQNRYKSILCQEDIYLKELVRYIHLNPLRAGLVEDMKSLDKYKWCGHSVLMNKASEEWQNIDYVYKLFSGKKRLAIKGYRAFVEKGISAGKRQDLTGGGLLRSIGGWSVLKDFRKAGIRVKGDERILGDSDFVENVLKAAEEEFEQKYELRAKGYDFNRVIQRVAEVMGMEIEQVTAFGKSPPTVKARSLLCFWAHRKLGMTTIEIGKKLNICQSAVSRSSIRGEKIERENRFELIG; encoded by the coding sequence ATGGCACGAAAAGCGAGAATAGATGCACCTGGAGCATTGCATCATATAATTGTCAGGGGGATAGAACGTAAGAAAATTTTCAGATCAGATTATGATCGGAAAAACTTTTTAAATCGGCTCAATAATTTGATTCCTGAAACACAAACCGAGTGTTTTGCATGGGTATTGATTCCAAATCACGTCCACTTATTATTAAAAACCGGATTGATTCCGGTTTCTGTGTTAATGAGTCGTTTGCTCACCGGATACGCGGTATGTTTCAATAAGAAATACCGTCGCCACGGTCAACTTTTTCAAAACAGGTACAAGTCAATTTTATGCCAGGAAGATATATATCTAAAGGAATTGGTGCGTTATATCCACTTAAACCCGTTGAGGGCGGGTCTTGTGGAAGATATGAAAAGCCTGGATAAATATAAGTGGTGCGGTCACAGTGTTCTGATGAATAAAGCCAGTGAGGAATGGCAGAATATCGATTATGTTTATAAACTGTTTTCCGGCAAAAAAAGATTGGCAATAAAAGGGTATCGAGCGTTTGTGGAAAAAGGTATAAGCGCAGGTAAACGGCAGGATCTTACCGGTGGTGGATTATTAAGGAGTATAGGCGGCTGGTCGGTTCTCAAAGATTTTCGCAAAGCAGGCATACGTGTTAAGGGAGATGAACGCATTTTAGGTGACAGTGATTTTGTTGAAAATGTTTTAAAGGCCGCCGAAGAAGAATTTGAGCAGAAATATGAATTAAGAGCCAAAGGTTATGATTTCAATCGGGTAATACAGCGGGTTGCCGAAGTGATGGGCATGGAGATTGAGCAGGTAACGGCTTTCGGGAAATCACCGCCAACAGTTAAAGCGCGAAGTCTTTTATGTTTTTGGGCTCATCGAAAGCTCGGCATGACAACCATTGAAATTGGAAAAAAGCTGAATATATGCCAATCAGCGGTAAGTCGTTCATCCATAAGAGGTGAAAAAATTGAAAGAGAAAACAGATTTGAGTTGATAGGGTAA
- a CDS encoding type II toxin-antitoxin system Phd/YefM family antitoxin, translating to MLKKITTADARKKFANIINQVAFGNESFVLTRRGEPIAAIVSMKELKLLQDLEDRIDIEDAWKSKNEPGEPIPWEVLKKELEI from the coding sequence ATGCTTAAAAAAATTACAACCGCTGATGCAAGAAAAAAATTTGCCAATATTATTAACCAGGTTGCATTTGGAAATGAGTCCTTTGTCTTGACCCGACGGGGCGAACCTATTGCCGCCATTGTGTCCATGAAAGAGCTTAAATTGCTGCAAGATTTAGAGGACCGAATTGATATAGAAGATGCATGGAAATCTAAAAATGAACCCGGTGAACCGATCCCCTGGGAAGTGCTGAAAAAGGAACTCGAAATTTGA
- the tnpC gene encoding IS66 family transposase — protein MTHDEALALYNAGLKVTVKILCDLSNTIEFQEEQIKALEVKVAKLSKNSSNSSKRPSSDEITKPKNQKEGNRKIGGQPGHERHLRTPFTEDEINKTHPYILTVCPVCDGEVHIIDAPPRIIQQMELPELPIIKEEHRSYPVWCEKCQQIHYMPFPANIVKEGLFKERLTALVAYMKNVCHASFSTIRKFIRDVLGENVSRGYLRKVIEKVSQSLEAPYSELLNRLPFEEAVNVDETGHKENKDKFWTWVFKAEMYVLFKIDKSRGSKILIDVLGKEFNGVLGCDYFSAYRKYMKDFNVTIQFCIAHLIRDIRFLTTLPDKETKAYGEKLLDEVRNMFKVIHDRDNIIPEDFTNALEKAKARIITAALEDVPSRLNKDGKEEKREAKNMANRFRKHGKEYFEFITTPEIGPTNNVAEQAIRFIVIDRYVTHGTRSIKGRKSCERLWTVIATCALQGRSAFNFILEAVKAYFKNDPAPSLIPDTS, from the coding sequence ATGACGCATGATGAAGCATTGGCTTTGTATAATGCCGGGCTGAAAGTTACGGTCAAAATCCTGTGTGATTTAAGCAATACTATTGAATTTCAGGAAGAGCAGATAAAGGCTTTGGAGGTCAAGGTTGCCAAGCTTTCAAAAAACTCATCTAATTCCAGCAAACGCCCTTCTTCTGATGAGATCACAAAGCCAAAAAATCAAAAAGAAGGAAATCGTAAGATCGGAGGCCAACCCGGACATGAGAGGCATCTTCGTACTCCCTTCACCGAGGATGAGATAAACAAAACTCATCCATACATACTAACTGTTTGCCCTGTATGCGATGGGGAAGTTCATATAATTGATGCGCCTCCTCGTATTATCCAACAAATGGAACTGCCGGAGCTGCCGATAATCAAAGAAGAACATCGTTCGTATCCGGTATGGTGCGAGAAATGTCAGCAAATTCATTACATGCCTTTTCCTGCTAATATAGTCAAGGAAGGGCTCTTCAAAGAGCGCTTGACAGCCTTGGTTGCCTATATGAAAAATGTCTGTCATGCATCGTTTTCCACAATCAGAAAATTTATCCGAGACGTCCTTGGAGAAAATGTTTCCCGTGGATATCTGCGAAAAGTAATTGAAAAAGTAAGTCAGTCCCTGGAAGCGCCATACAGTGAATTGCTCAATCGTTTACCTTTCGAGGAAGCAGTAAATGTCGATGAAACCGGCCATAAGGAAAACAAAGACAAGTTTTGGACATGGGTTTTCAAGGCTGAAATGTATGTGCTGTTCAAAATCGACAAGTCCCGTGGATCAAAAATTTTAATTGATGTTTTGGGTAAAGAGTTCAACGGAGTACTGGGTTGTGATTATTTTTCGGCGTATCGCAAGTATATGAAGGATTTTAACGTTACTATACAGTTTTGTATCGCCCACTTGATTCGGGACATCCGGTTTTTAACAACTTTGCCAGATAAAGAAACAAAAGCATATGGCGAAAAACTTCTGGATGAAGTCCGAAATATGTTCAAGGTTATTCATGATCGTGACAATATAATCCCGGAAGACTTCACCAATGCTCTTGAAAAGGCTAAGGCAAGAATTATTACAGCAGCCTTGGAGGATGTTCCGAGTCGACTGAATAAAGACGGTAAAGAAGAAAAACGGGAAGCCAAAAATATGGCCAACCGATTCCGCAAGCATGGTAAAGAATATTTTGAATTTATCACAACTCCCGAAATAGGCCCTACCAACAATGTGGCAGAACAGGCAATCCGATTTATCGTAATAGATCGTTACGTAACTCACGGTACACGCAGTATCAAAGGACGAAAAAGTTGCGAACGGTTATGGACTGTAATTGCAACATGCGCATTACAAGGCCGATCAGCATTCAATTTTATATTGGAAGCAGTTAAGGCGTACTTCAAGAATGATCCCGCCCCATCCCTTATACCTGATACCTCATAG